The following coding sequences lie in one Bacteroides helcogenes P 36-108 genomic window:
- a CDS encoding phage portal protein — MPLSLEEILALPDIGQKISYLKKGRKTELPDSCKLWDDWNPERHEIMVDKEKYPDRKVLEKEAEKHFDEKTGKTYEIEAKYKTEPVNRISIPLEQDIVNIQTAFTVGTEPSMDCTPTDDDEKKLLDAVKTVFKSNKIKYQNKKIVRSWLSEQEVAEYWYVTDDDSFWAKFWKKVKTTFGGKVKPIKKLKSVLWSPFRGDKLYPFFNDEGDFIAFSREYKKKLMDDSEVTCFMTITDKSVYQWDLSKGYEERTSFAHGFPKLPVIYAYRPEQYCKKIKTFRVRLEKLLFNYVDCIDYHFFPLLKLIGDVEGFMGKVKDRMVKLTGEGADAQYLTWNQVPDTVKFEAETLTNMAYDMSNTPRISFETLKGVGKASGTAFRFMFMGAHMSVENHGEVIGEFLQRRVNFIVSALGAINPTKFSKAAQTIDIETEVVPYMIDDLNDKVTNAVSAVRGGIWSTREGIMFAGNADRVEDELAEIKEEQATKNDNATSPNLKG, encoded by the coding sequence ATGCCATTGAGTTTAGAAGAAATATTAGCATTGCCTGATATTGGGCAGAAAATAAGCTATTTGAAGAAAGGTAGGAAAACTGAACTTCCCGACAGTTGTAAGCTTTGGGATGATTGGAATCCGGAACGCCATGAAATCATGGTTGACAAAGAGAAGTACCCGGACAGAAAGGTTCTTGAAAAGGAAGCAGAGAAGCACTTCGATGAAAAAACTGGTAAGACTTATGAAATCGAAGCAAAGTATAAGACCGAACCGGTGAACCGTATCTCTATTCCTTTGGAGCAGGACATCGTGAACATCCAAACAGCTTTCACGGTCGGCACAGAACCGTCTATGGATTGCACTCCGACTGATGATGATGAAAAGAAACTGCTGGATGCGGTCAAAACTGTATTCAAGTCCAATAAAATCAAGTATCAGAACAAGAAGATAGTCCGTTCCTGGCTATCCGAGCAGGAAGTAGCGGAATATTGGTATGTGACCGATGATGATTCGTTCTGGGCAAAGTTTTGGAAGAAAGTAAAGACCACCTTTGGAGGCAAGGTAAAGCCTATCAAGAAACTGAAAAGCGTGTTGTGGTCTCCATTCAGAGGTGATAAGCTATATCCGTTCTTCAACGATGAAGGGGATTTTATAGCTTTCTCACGTGAGTACAAAAAGAAGCTCATGGATGATTCGGAAGTCACCTGCTTTATGACTATCACAGACAAGTCAGTTTATCAATGGGATTTGTCTAAGGGGTATGAGGAAAGAACTTCTTTTGCTCATGGGTTCCCAAAGCTACCGGTTATCTATGCTTACCGTCCTGAGCAATATTGCAAGAAGATTAAGACCTTCCGCGTACGGTTAGAGAAGCTTCTTTTCAATTATGTCGACTGCATAGATTATCATTTCTTCCCTCTTTTGAAGTTGATTGGCGATGTAGAGGGATTCATGGGCAAAGTTAAGGATAGAATGGTCAAACTCACAGGAGAAGGTGCGGATGCCCAATATCTGACGTGGAACCAAGTTCCGGATACGGTAAAATTTGAAGCGGAAACTCTGACTAATATGGCATACGATATGTCGAACACTCCACGTATTTCTTTTGAAACCTTGAAAGGTGTTGGTAAGGCATCTGGCACGGCTTTCCGCTTTATGTTCATGGGCGCACATATGAGTGTTGAGAATCACGGTGAAGTTATCGGAGAGTTTCTGCAAAGGCGTGTGAATTTCATTGTCTCCGCTTTAGGGGCTATTAATCCAACCAAGTTCAGCAAGGCTGCACAGACGATTGATATAGAAACAGAAGTCGTTCCGTATATGATTGACGACTTGAATGACAAGGTTACTAATGCTGTCTCCGCTGTGCGTGGTGGTATTTGGTCTACACGTGAAGGTATCATGTTTGCCGGGAACGCGGACAGAGTAGAGGACGAGCTTGCAGAGATAAAAGAGGAACAGGCTACCAAGAATGATAATGCGACTTCTCCTAATCTAAAGGGATAA
- a CDS encoding helix-turn-helix domain-containing protein: protein MTIFNQNSQFSFAYSIFTAIFATDLNHTHMEVKTIIKQRGFTMEAVAKKMGITRVTLAQNLSRNPTVGTLQKIADVIGCKVGDFFADEINIDKDELTALIQHKGDFYKANTIEELKKIVAEIEEKAY, encoded by the coding sequence ATGACTATATTCAATCAAAACAGCCAATTTTCATTTGCTTATTCAATTTTTACAGCTATATTTGCAACTGATTTAAATCATACGCACATGGAAGTAAAGACAATAATCAAGCAAAGGGGTTTCACAATGGAAGCCGTTGCAAAAAAAATGGGAATAACAAGAGTTACGCTCGCCCAGAACCTTAGTAGAAATCCAACAGTAGGAACATTACAGAAAATAGCAGATGTTATAGGATGTAAGGTTGGAGATTTTTTTGCTGATGAAATAAATATAGATAAAGATGAACTCACCGCCCTAATCCAACACAAAGGAGACTTCTACAAAGCCAATACAATAGAGGAGTTAAAGAAAATTGTGGCTGAGATAGAAGAAAAAGCCTATTAA
- a CDS encoding type II toxin-antitoxin system RelE/ParE family toxin, producing MEQKPKFQVVYMQEAIEFLQSLNEKVRDKIAYNIGKSMLVLDKELFKKLDNTDIWEFRTIYNGMAYRLLAFWDTDTDTLVVATHGFTKKSQKTPPKEIAKAQEIRKKYFNSKNK from the coding sequence ATGGAACAAAAACCGAAATTTCAAGTAGTCTATATGCAAGAAGCAATAGAGTTTCTTCAATCTCTGAACGAGAAAGTTAGAGACAAAATAGCCTATAATATCGGAAAGAGTATGCTTGTTTTAGATAAGGAACTTTTTAAGAAATTAGACAATACGGATATATGGGAGTTCAGAACCATATATAACGGGATGGCATACAGGTTGCTTGCATTTTGGGACACAGATACCGATACTTTGGTAGTGGCTACTCACGGATTTACAAAGAAAAGCCAAAAGACACCACCGAAAGAAATAGCGAAAGCACAAGAAATAAGAAAAAAATACTTTAACTCTAAAAATAAATAG
- a CDS encoding helix-turn-helix domain-containing protein: MAKMKLYTHEEMLDAVVGAKGTPRRNKYETDINNFLIGEAIKQARESKNLTQEQLGELMGVQKAQISKIESGKSVTFSTIVRAFKAMGVKSANLELGSLGKVALW, encoded by the coding sequence ATGGCTAAAATGAAGTTATATACCCACGAAGAAATGTTAGATGCCGTAGTAGGTGCTAAAGGTACTCCAAGACGGAACAAATACGAAACAGATATAAATAACTTCCTCATTGGAGAAGCTATCAAACAGGCAAGAGAATCGAAGAATCTTACACAAGAGCAACTCGGAGAACTCATGGGAGTTCAAAAGGCTCAAATTTCCAAGATAGAAAGCGGAAAAAGCGTTACTTTCTCTACAATAGTAAGAGCTTTTAAAGCTATGGGAGTAAAATCCGCTAACCTTGAATTAGGTTCTTTGGGAAAAGTAGCATTATGGTAA